A single region of the Nocardioides aquaticus genome encodes:
- a CDS encoding IS1380 family transposase, with protein MKNTTCFYPHVEVDTAPCAAVAQAGGITLTETIALTYLIGALSGELAPWRKDLAVHDPAKVLLDLALSLALGGTCLADVAVLRAEPGVYGLVASDPTISRTIDALAANAPKVLAAIDRARAGARARAWALAGTEAPDHAATAKHPMVIDLDATLIAAHSEKEQASRTWKKGFGFHPLCALIDHGTDGTGEPLVIGLRTGRAGSNTAADHIAVTRQALAQLPDHAPGTRPGRRVLVRTDGAGATHDFLTYLAGRRVTYSVGLTLPTNTADLLQHIPEEVWTPAYDAGGGIRKGAWVAELTGLLDLGGWPAGMRVIARKERPHPGAQLRITDIEGHRVTAFATNTPTGGGHGQLADLELRHRRRARCEDRIRIAKDTGLRALPLHDFDQNQIWCAVIALAGDLLAWMPMLALPGTEVRRWEPKRLRMRLFTIPATRAHHARRRVVHLAEHAPWAHLAQQAIDRLRELHRLGVPLAVPG; from the coding sequence GTGAAGAACACTACCTGCTTCTACCCCCATGTCGAGGTCGACACCGCGCCGTGTGCCGCGGTCGCCCAGGCCGGTGGGATCACGTTGACCGAGACCATCGCCCTGACCTACCTGATCGGGGCGTTGAGCGGTGAGCTGGCCCCGTGGCGCAAGGACCTGGCGGTCCACGACCCCGCCAAGGTGCTGCTCGATCTCGCGTTGAGCCTGGCCCTGGGCGGGACCTGCCTGGCCGATGTTGCGGTGTTGCGCGCCGAGCCCGGCGTCTACGGCCTGGTGGCCTCCGATCCGACGATCTCGCGGACCATCGACGCCCTCGCCGCCAACGCACCGAAGGTGCTGGCCGCGATCGACCGGGCCCGCGCCGGCGCCCGTGCCCGGGCCTGGGCGCTGGCCGGGACCGAGGCACCCGACCACGCCGCGACCGCGAAGCACCCGATGGTCATCGACCTCGACGCCACCCTGATCGCCGCCCACTCCGAGAAGGAACAAGCGAGCAGGACGTGGAAGAAGGGGTTCGGGTTCCACCCGTTGTGCGCGTTAATCGACCACGGCACCGACGGGACCGGGGAGCCCCTCGTCATCGGGCTGCGCACCGGGCGGGCGGGGTCGAACACTGCCGCGGACCACATCGCGGTGACCCGCCAAGCGCTGGCCCAGCTCCCCGACCACGCCCCGGGGACCAGGCCCGGGCGCCGGGTGCTGGTGCGCACCGACGGCGCCGGCGCGACCCATGACTTCCTCACCTATCTCGCTGGGCGACGGGTCACCTACTCGGTCGGGTTGACCCTCCCGACCAACACCGCTGACCTGCTGCAACACATCCCCGAGGAGGTCTGGACCCCGGCCTACGACGCTGGCGGCGGCATTCGGAAAGGGGCCTGGGTCGCCGAGCTCACCGGGCTGCTCGACCTGGGCGGCTGGCCTGCGGGGATGCGCGTGATCGCCCGCAAGGAACGGCCCCACCCCGGCGCCCAGCTGCGCATCACCGACATCGAGGGCCACCGGGTCACCGCGTTCGCGACCAACACCCCCACCGGTGGCGGTCACGGCCAACTCGCCGACCTCGAGCTGCGCCACCGCCGCCGGGCCCGGTGCGAGGACCGGATCCGCATCGCCAAGGACACCGGCCTGCGTGCCCTGCCGTTGCACGACTTCGACCAGAACCAGATCTGGTGCGCCGTCATCGCCCTGGCCGGCGACCTGCTGGCCTGGATGCCGATGCTCGCACTGCCCGGCACCGAGGTCCGCCGCTGGGAACCCAAACGGCTGCGGATGCGACTGTTCACGATCCCCGCGACCCGCGCCCACCACGCCCGACGCCGCGTCGTGCACCTCGCCGAACACGCGCCCTGGGCCCACCTCGCCCAACAAGCCATCGACCGACTCCGTGAGCTACACCGACTCGGCGTACCCCTGGCCGTCCCCGGGTAG
- a CDS encoding thiazole synthase, giving the protein MRRVVGAAEPGLVTVSMRRTSDLAAGGLLATLRELGVRILPNTAGCLSAREAVLTAELAREALQTDWVKLEVIGDERSLLPDVVDLVDAAATLVGRGFTVLPYTTADPVVARRLVDVGCAAVMPLGSPIGSGRGIADPHAIAAVRAAVSIPVVLDAGIGTASEAALALELGCDAVLVATAVTRAEDPVAMATAMRHAVLAGSLAAGAAGFRAARSRVPRARCADG; this is encoded by the coding sequence GTGCGCCGGGTGGTCGGGGCAGCAGAGCCGGGCCTGGTCACGGTCTCGATGCGGCGTACCTCCGATCTTGCCGCGGGTGGCCTCCTTGCCACCCTGCGTGAGCTCGGCGTCCGCATCCTGCCCAACACCGCCGGCTGCCTGAGCGCCCGCGAGGCGGTGCTCACCGCCGAGCTCGCCCGGGAGGCGCTGCAGACGGACTGGGTGAAACTCGAGGTGATCGGCGACGAACGCAGCCTGCTGCCCGACGTGGTCGACCTCGTCGACGCGGCCGCCACACTGGTTGGCCGCGGGTTCACCGTGCTGCCCTACACCACCGCCGACCCCGTGGTCGCGCGCCGGCTCGTCGACGTGGGCTGCGCCGCCGTGATGCCGTTGGGCTCCCCGATCGGCTCGGGCCGCGGGATCGCGGACCCGCACGCCATCGCCGCCGTCCGGGCAGCCGTGTCGATACCCGTGGTGCTGGATGCCGGCATCGGGACGGCCAGCGAGGCAGCTCTGGCGCTCGAGCTCGGCTGCGATGCGGTGCTCGTCGCCACCGCGGTCACCCGGGCGGAGGATCCCGTCGCCATGGCCACGGCGATGCGCCACGCTGTCCTTGCCGGGTCCCTCGCTGCCGGCGCCGCAGGGTTCCGCGCCGCGAGGAGCCGCGTGCCTCGAGCCCGATGCGCGGACGGGTGA
- the thiD gene encoding bifunctional hydroxymethylpyrimidine kinase/phosphomethylpyrimidine kinase gives MTTPLVALSIAGTDSGGAAGLAADLATFAALGAHGACAVTAVTAQDTTGVGRIVPLAAADVQAQVDAVLGDLPVGVVKTGMLGSDEVAAVVAGISGIPVVVDPVLTATSGAQLGSDEVVAAYREVVLPGATVITPNRDEAVRLTGLDPRTPALELAAALHELGPAVVLTGGDPRAATCGDTVMEGSGAVTVLEHDTIRTCNDHGTGCTFSAALAVHLGNGTDLLTAVHRAQAFVSAALTTSSTWELGRGRGPVAHIFVPTTQEN, from the coding sequence ATGACCACGCCGCTGGTGGCCCTGAGCATCGCGGGCACGGACTCGGGCGGAGCCGCCGGGCTGGCGGCCGACCTGGCCACGTTCGCCGCGCTGGGTGCACACGGTGCGTGCGCGGTCACGGCGGTCACCGCCCAGGACACGACCGGGGTCGGCCGGATCGTCCCCCTGGCCGCCGCCGACGTCCAGGCGCAGGTCGACGCCGTCCTCGGCGACCTCCCCGTCGGCGTCGTCAAGACCGGGATGCTCGGCTCGGACGAGGTCGCCGCTGTGGTGGCGGGCATCTCCGGCATTCCGGTCGTCGTAGACCCGGTGCTGACCGCCACGAGTGGCGCCCAGCTGGGGTCGGACGAGGTGGTCGCGGCCTACCGGGAGGTGGTCTTGCCGGGAGCCACCGTGATCACGCCCAACCGTGACGAGGCGGTCCGGCTGACCGGTCTTGATCCTCGGACTCCCGCGCTCGAGCTGGCCGCGGCCCTGCACGAACTGGGCCCGGCCGTGGTGCTCACCGGGGGCGATCCGAGGGCGGCCACCTGTGGGGACACTGTCATGGAAGGTTCCGGCGCGGTCACCGTGCTGGAGCACGACACGATCCGCACCTGCAACGACCACGGCACGGGGTGCACCTTCAGCGCCGCCCTCGCCGTCCACCTTGGCAACGGCACCGACCTGCTCACCGCAGTGCACCGCGCGCAGGCCTTTGTCTCGGCCGCCCTGACCACCTCCTCGACCTGGGAGCTCGGCCGCGGCCGGGGCCCGGTCGCCCACATTTTCGTCCCCACCACCCAGGAGAACTGA
- the thiC gene encoding phosphomethylpyrimidine synthase ThiC, translating to MQLHPNHSTVHRTGSREDLAVPFTRVALTNGETFDRYATAGPGSDPEVGLPALRSAWVAERGDTEEYDGREAQLLDNGKAAVRRGEAREQWRGHRARPRRSQPGRNVTQMHYARRGVVTPEMEHAAIREGMDVELVRSEVAAGRAIIPVNVNHPEAEPMIIGKRFLVKVNANIGNSAVTSSIAEEVDKMTWAVTWGADTVMDLSTGDDIHSTREWIVRNSPVPIGTVPIYQALEKVDGDASRMTWEIYRDTVIEQCEQGVDYMTVHAGVLLRYVPLTAQRITGIVSRGGAIMAGWCLAHHQENFLYTHFDELCEIFARYDVSFTLGDGLRPGCTADANDEAQLSELRTLAELTQRAWEHDVQVMVEGPGHVPLNLVEENVVLQQDWCHGAPFYTLGPLATDIAPGYDHITSAIGAATIAMHGTAMLCYVTPKEHLGLPNRDDVKTGVITYKLSAHAADIAKGHPGARDWDDALSKARFEFRWHDQFALSLDPHTAESFHDETLPAEASKTAHFCSMCGPKFCSMRISQDVRDYVAAGLEEKSSQFLELGSSIYVEEPA from the coding sequence ATGCAGCTGCACCCCAACCACAGCACCGTCCACCGCACGGGATCGCGCGAGGACCTCGCTGTCCCGTTCACCCGGGTCGCGCTCACCAACGGGGAGACATTCGACCGCTACGCCACCGCCGGTCCCGGCAGCGATCCCGAGGTAGGCCTGCCTGCACTACGCAGCGCCTGGGTCGCAGAACGCGGCGACACCGAGGAGTACGACGGCCGCGAGGCCCAGCTGCTCGACAACGGCAAGGCGGCCGTGCGCCGCGGTGAGGCACGCGAGCAGTGGCGCGGGCACCGCGCACGACCGCGCCGCTCGCAGCCGGGCCGCAATGTCACCCAGATGCACTACGCCCGCCGAGGGGTGGTCACCCCGGAGATGGAGCACGCCGCGATCCGCGAGGGGATGGACGTCGAGCTGGTCCGCAGCGAGGTCGCGGCCGGACGCGCGATCATCCCGGTCAACGTCAACCACCCCGAGGCTGAGCCGATGATCATCGGCAAGCGCTTCCTGGTGAAGGTCAACGCCAACATCGGCAACTCGGCAGTCACGAGCTCGATCGCCGAAGAGGTGGACAAGATGACCTGGGCGGTGACCTGGGGTGCCGACACCGTGATGGATCTGTCCACCGGCGACGACATCCACAGCACCCGCGAGTGGATCGTGCGCAACTCCCCGGTCCCGATCGGCACCGTCCCGATCTACCAGGCCCTGGAGAAGGTCGACGGTGACGCGTCTCGGATGACGTGGGAGATCTACCGCGACACCGTGATCGAGCAGTGCGAGCAGGGCGTCGACTACATGACCGTGCACGCCGGCGTGCTGCTTCGCTACGTCCCGCTCACCGCCCAGCGGATCACCGGAATCGTCTCGCGCGGCGGTGCGATCATGGCGGGCTGGTGCCTGGCCCACCACCAGGAGAACTTCCTGTACACGCACTTCGACGAGCTGTGCGAGATCTTCGCGCGCTACGACGTCTCCTTCACTCTCGGTGACGGCCTGCGGCCCGGTTGCACCGCCGACGCCAACGACGAGGCCCAGCTCTCCGAGCTGCGCACCCTCGCCGAGCTGACCCAGCGCGCGTGGGAGCACGACGTCCAGGTGATGGTCGAGGGTCCCGGCCACGTGCCGCTGAACCTCGTCGAGGAGAACGTCGTGCTCCAGCAGGACTGGTGCCACGGCGCGCCGTTCTACACCCTCGGCCCGCTGGCCACCGACATCGCTCCGGGCTACGACCACATCACCTCGGCGATCGGCGCGGCCACCATCGCCATGCACGGCACCGCCATGCTCTGCTACGTCACTCCCAAGGAGCACCTGGGCCTGCCGAACCGTGACGACGTGAAGACCGGCGTGATCACCTACAAGCTCTCCGCCCATGCCGCGGACATCGCCAAGGGGCACCCGGGCGCGCGTGACTGGGACGACGCACTGTCGAAGGCGCGTTTCGAGTTCCGCTGGCACGACCAGTTCGCGCTGTCGCTGGACCCGCACACGGCGGAGTCTTTCCACGACGAGACGCTGCCGGCCGAGGCGAGCAAGACCGCGCACTTCTGCTCGATGTGCGGGCCGAAGTTCTGCTCGATGCGGATCAGTCAGGACGTCCGGGACTACGTGGCCGCCGGCCTGGAGGAGAAGTCCAGCCAGTTTCTGGAGCTGGGGTCGTCGATCTACGTCGAGGAACCTGCTTAG
- the thiS gene encoding sulfur carrier protein ThiS → MQLIVNGETTQVHDGLRLTDLVPDPRGVAVAVNGSVVRAADWSRTRLRDDDRVEVVTAHQGG, encoded by the coding sequence ATGCAGCTGATCGTCAACGGAGAGACCACGCAGGTCCACGACGGGCTCCGGCTCACCGACCTGGTGCCGGATCCGCGCGGGGTTGCCGTCGCCGTGAACGGCTCCGTGGTCCGAGCCGCTGACTGGTCGCGCACCCGGCTCCGAGATGACGACCGGGTCGAGGTCGTCACCGCCCACCAGGGCGGTTGA
- a CDS encoding cob(I)yrinic acid a,c-diamide adenosyltransferase: MTVRLTRIYTRTGDDGETHLGDGSRTSKGDPRLQAYADCDETNSVLGLVLALGSPTPRTAEIIRHVQNDLFDLGADLATPIGTQRKKTELRMLPEQVQQLEEWCDEFNESLQTLTSFILPGGSPAGALLHQARTVSRRAERSAWLSTSDHAVNKVTLQYLNRLSDLLFILARVENGGEDPMWVPGGQRAGRGEEPIKS, translated from the coding sequence GTGACGGTCCGACTGACTCGCATTTACACCCGTACCGGCGATGACGGCGAAACCCACTTGGGCGACGGATCCCGCACGTCTAAGGGTGACCCGCGGCTCCAGGCCTATGCAGACTGCGACGAGACCAACTCTGTCCTCGGTCTCGTCCTCGCCCTCGGCTCGCCGACACCGCGCACGGCTGAGATCATCCGCCATGTGCAGAACGATCTGTTCGACTTGGGCGCCGACCTGGCAACCCCGATCGGCACGCAGCGGAAGAAGACGGAGCTGCGGATGTTGCCAGAGCAGGTGCAACAACTTGAGGAGTGGTGCGATGAGTTCAACGAGTCTTTGCAAACCCTGACCAGTTTCATCCTGCCGGGCGGCAGCCCCGCTGGCGCCCTGCTGCACCAGGCTCGAACCGTGTCTCGCAGGGCCGAGCGCAGCGCCTGGCTCAGTACGTCGGATCACGCGGTCAACAAGGTGACACTCCAATACCTCAATCGGCTATCGGACCTGCTGTTTATCCTGGCGCGGGTAGAGAACGGCGGCGAAGACCCCATGTGGGTGCCGGGTGGCCAGCGAGCCGGTCGGGGTGAGGAGCCGATCAAGAGCTGA
- the thiO gene encoding glycine oxidase ThiO, translating into MSRRSVVVIGGGIIGLSCADELLRAGHDVVVCDPAPASGATHAAAGMLAPAGEAWFGEGARLRLGLDSLERWPGFAAGLEQRSGIDVDLRSTGNLLIGMDRDDLAEVFRCCALLEGSGVQAESLDRDELWRREPGLSSRAAGGAWLPRDRHVDPRRVASALLAVLGDRVVPHRATPVAGGVALEDGRVLPADVVVLATGARGLASVRPVRGEVIRVRTRDAPSHMVRARVHGQPVYVVPRSSGEVVVGATEEEHPGHAAPTVGGVARLLDAARQLLPGLDTAELVDVVARDRPGTPDNGPLLGVVHSPGPETRIVAGGHYRGVVLLAPVTAAVVRALVEGSPPPDIADPFRPDRFERTTACS; encoded by the coding sequence GTGAGCCGCCGCAGCGTGGTGGTGATCGGCGGCGGCATCATCGGGCTGAGCTGTGCCGACGAGCTCCTCCGGGCGGGCCACGACGTGGTCGTCTGCGACCCCGCGCCCGCATCCGGTGCGACGCATGCCGCGGCCGGGATGCTCGCGCCGGCGGGAGAGGCTTGGTTCGGCGAGGGCGCCCGTCTGCGTCTCGGCCTCGACTCCCTGGAGCGGTGGCCCGGGTTCGCCGCCGGCCTGGAGCAGCGGTCCGGCATCGACGTCGACCTCCGCAGCACCGGGAACCTGCTGATCGGGATGGACCGCGACGACCTCGCCGAGGTGTTTCGCTGCTGCGCACTGCTCGAGGGGTCCGGTGTCCAGGCCGAATCCCTTGACCGGGACGAGCTGTGGCGCCGGGAGCCCGGTCTCAGCTCGCGCGCGGCTGGTGGCGCCTGGCTTCCCCGCGACCGGCATGTTGACCCGCGACGGGTGGCGTCCGCGCTGCTGGCGGTGCTCGGCGATCGGGTGGTGCCGCACCGGGCCACTCCGGTCGCGGGCGGTGTGGCCCTCGAGGACGGTCGCGTGCTCCCGGCGGACGTGGTCGTGCTCGCCACGGGGGCGAGGGGGCTGGCCTCCGTCCGGCCGGTGCGCGGCGAGGTGATCCGCGTGCGGACCAGGGACGCGCCCTCCCACATGGTGCGCGCGCGGGTCCACGGCCAGCCGGTGTACGTCGTGCCGCGCAGCTCCGGTGAAGTCGTCGTCGGAGCCACCGAGGAGGAGCACCCGGGACACGCCGCACCCACCGTGGGTGGAGTGGCCCGGCTGCTTGACGCAGCCCGCCAACTGCTTCCCGGCCTCGACACGGCCGAGCTCGTCGACGTCGTCGCCCGGGACCGCCCCGGCACGCCCGACAACGGACCGCTCCTGGGCGTAGTGCACAGCCCGGGACCGGAGACACGCATCGTGGCGGGAGGCCACTACCGCGGTGTGGTGCTGCTGGCCCCCGTCACCGCTGCTGTCGTCCGGGCTTTGGTCGAGGGGTCTCCGCCGCCCGACATCGCTGATCCCTTCCGCCCCGACCGCTTCGAGAGGACAACCGCATGCAGCTGA
- a CDS encoding GlcG/HbpS family heme-binding protein: MPASLTLEEAEAVLAAAKAKAEEIGQPMNIAVCDDGGHLVVFARMDAAIKVSVDISQRKARTAIMMNLPTDALSGITQPGAELYGLEWTSGGLVSFGGGMLLSRRGDTVGAIGVSAGSVAQDMEVAAAGVAALPKTRDK, from the coding sequence ATGCCGGCGAGCTTGACGTTGGAGGAGGCCGAGGCGGTGCTCGCGGCCGCCAAGGCCAAGGCCGAGGAGATCGGTCAGCCGATGAACATCGCGGTCTGCGACGACGGAGGCCACCTCGTGGTCTTCGCGCGCATGGACGCTGCCATCAAGGTCTCGGTCGACATCTCACAAAGGAAGGCGCGGACGGCCATCATGATGAACTTGCCTACGGACGCGCTGAGCGGGATCACCCAACCCGGTGCCGAGCTCTACGGGCTCGAGTGGACCTCGGGCGGATTGGTCAGTTTCGGCGGCGGCATGCTGCTCAGCCGTCGCGGCGACACGGTTGGCGCTATCGGGGTCAGCGCCGGGTCAGTCGCCCAAGACATGGAGGTCGCCGCAGCCGGGGTCGCTGCCCTTCCGAAGACGCGCGACAAGTGA
- the bluB gene encoding 5,6-dimethylbenzimidazole synthase: protein MTWNRPVPLLGDQTSASERAAEVEGWAFPQTARETFYDVVAARRDVRRFRPDPVDPETVRRVLAAAHMAPSVGHSQPWRFIVVSDPATRDRAARMADEQRLRQARQMDPEAGRRLLDLQLEGIREAPLGVVVACDRRTAAAGVLGRATFPDADMWSCACAIQNLWLAARAEGLGVGWVTLFEQHDLEALVGVPDGVVTLGWLCLGWPDERPPAPGLERAGWSRRQPVDEVIFAERWSEATPAPPSHLRAPANDAVVGARDEADVLLTPPGSLGLLDRYVDRVEAAMQERRESAPTGQLLLVAGRHPVTSHGVSAYRESVTEDVLAASKVGESAGAVAAAAAGLDFEVVDAGTATGDLVTSDALSADQVSDLIERGRGLGAAVGSHHVLQALGEVGIGNTTVAATLAAVLLDLPASDVVGLGAGADTAMVRRKTEVVEAALARVHAARGPGQLLPEEALACVGGPEFCVLAGAVLGAASTGAVSVLDGLATSVAALAAVRIEPGAAAYLVAGQRSGERAHATVLEHLGLEPLLDLRLRAGEGVGATLACAMLISGLKLRRGIGRTAP from the coding sequence ATGACCTGGAACCGCCCGGTACCCCTCCTCGGTGACCAGACCTCGGCGTCCGAGCGGGCCGCCGAGGTCGAGGGCTGGGCCTTCCCGCAGACCGCCCGGGAGACGTTCTACGACGTCGTCGCTGCCCGTCGAGACGTACGCCGCTTCCGGCCCGACCCGGTCGACCCGGAGACGGTGCGCCGGGTGTTGGCGGCTGCACACATGGCACCGTCGGTCGGGCACAGCCAGCCCTGGCGGTTCATCGTGGTCTCCGATCCGGCCACCCGGGACCGGGCCGCCCGCATGGCTGACGAGCAGCGGCTGCGACAGGCCCGCCAGATGGACCCCGAGGCGGGCCGGCGGTTGCTCGACCTGCAGCTCGAAGGCATCCGCGAGGCCCCGCTCGGCGTGGTCGTCGCCTGCGACCGGCGTACGGCGGCTGCAGGGGTGCTCGGCCGGGCGACCTTCCCCGACGCCGACATGTGGTCGTGCGCATGCGCCATCCAGAACCTCTGGCTGGCCGCGCGGGCCGAGGGCCTGGGCGTCGGCTGGGTCACCCTGTTCGAGCAGCACGATCTCGAGGCCCTGGTCGGGGTGCCAGACGGGGTGGTCACCCTGGGCTGGCTCTGCCTGGGCTGGCCCGACGAGCGTCCGCCGGCCCCGGGCCTGGAGCGGGCTGGCTGGTCGCGTCGGCAGCCAGTCGACGAGGTGATCTTCGCCGAGCGTTGGAGCGAGGCCACTCCGGCGCCGCCGTCGCACCTGCGGGCGCCCGCCAACGACGCAGTGGTGGGCGCCCGGGACGAGGCCGACGTGCTGCTCACCCCGCCTGGCTCGCTCGGGTTGCTAGACCGCTACGTCGACCGGGTCGAGGCCGCGATGCAGGAACGTCGCGAGAGCGCACCGACCGGCCAGCTGCTGCTTGTTGCGGGCCGGCACCCAGTAACCAGCCACGGCGTCTCCGCCTACCGCGAGTCCGTCACCGAGGACGTACTTGCGGCCAGCAAGGTCGGCGAGTCCGCTGGTGCGGTCGCAGCAGCAGCCGCCGGCCTCGACTTCGAGGTGGTTGACGCCGGTACGGCGACCGGTGATCTCGTCACCTCCGACGCCCTGTCTGCCGATCAGGTCTCTGACCTGATCGAGCGCGGGCGTGGCCTCGGCGCGGCCGTCGGCAGCCACCATGTCCTCCAGGCACTGGGGGAGGTCGGCATCGGCAACACCACCGTGGCCGCCACGCTCGCGGCGGTGCTGCTGGACCTGCCCGCCTCCGACGTGGTGGGGCTCGGAGCCGGTGCGGACACCGCCATGGTGCGACGCAAGACCGAGGTCGTGGAGGCCGCACTGGCGAGGGTGCACGCAGCTCGAGGTCCGGGTCAACTGCTTCCCGAGGAAGCGCTTGCCTGCGTGGGCGGGCCCGAGTTCTGTGTCCTCGCCGGGGCTGTGCTGGGCGCCGCGTCCACCGGAGCGGTCAGCGTGCTCGACGGCCTGGCCACGAGTGTCGCAGCCCTGGCCGCAGTTCGTATCGAGCCCGGTGCTGCGGCGTACCTCGTCGCCGGCCAGCGCAGCGGCGAGCGCGCCCACGCCACGGTCCTGGAGCACCTCGGGCTCGAGCCGTTGCTGGACCTGCGGCTGCGGGCCGGTGAAGGGGTCGGTGCCACGCTGGCCTGCGCCATGCTGATCAGTGGGCTGAAACTGCGCCGAGGGATAGGCCGAACGGCGCCGTGA
- the thiE gene encoding thiamine phosphate synthase: MPAKEVNLDVLPRIHLISDPTTLDRASLDVVVRTAGTVVDAIQVRAKGAKDGAVAAWTAALVAAVRPLGTRVIVNDRLDIALMADADGVHLGAEDLPVDAVRFLAPEGFLIGATCRGPEGARAARAQGADYVGLGPVYRSTTKADLPDPVGLDVLAQTSRVLPTIAIGGVTVDRVPDVMAAGAYGVAVVAAVWQASDPPRVAKEIADLVHVA, encoded by the coding sequence ATGCCGGCGAAGGAAGTGAATCTCGACGTGTTGCCACGCATCCATCTGATCAGCGATCCGACCACGCTCGACCGGGCGTCGCTCGACGTGGTCGTCCGGACTGCCGGGACGGTAGTGGATGCGATCCAGGTTCGGGCGAAAGGTGCGAAGGATGGCGCTGTGGCGGCCTGGACAGCCGCGCTGGTCGCTGCCGTACGCCCCCTCGGGACCCGGGTGATCGTCAACGACCGGCTCGACATCGCCCTCATGGCAGACGCGGACGGCGTCCACCTGGGCGCCGAGGACCTGCCGGTCGATGCGGTCCGCTTCCTGGCGCCGGAGGGGTTCCTGATCGGCGCCACGTGCCGAGGGCCGGAGGGTGCCCGGGCGGCGAGGGCACAGGGTGCCGACTACGTCGGGCTCGGACCCGTCTACCGCTCGACGACCAAGGCGGACCTGCCAGACCCCGTGGGCCTGGACGTGCTCGCGCAGACCTCGCGGGTGTTGCCGACGATAGCGATCGGTGGGGTCACGGTGGATCGTGTCCCGGACGTGATGGCCGCCGGTGCCTACGGTGTCGCCGTGGTCGCCGCCGTCTGGCAGGCATCCGATCCACCCCGAGTCGCGAAGGAGATCGCCGACCTGGTCCACGTCGCGTGA
- a CDS encoding histidine phosphatase family protein: MELLLVRHGESTWNVAGRMQGQTASPVLTDRGRRQAGDVGARLLALGAARLLTSDLVRARQTAAIIGRTLRLEPETDPLLRERHYGTWQGRNSAEAIRATRSLLDHERVPGGESLVDVRQRWATLVTALGDIPEPVVLVTHGNVIVEAAGGPIPENGSVTRLLLDIWTHTLTPVDRSSDASPFLSHSARDGERGG; this comes from the coding sequence ATGGAGCTGTTGCTGGTCCGGCACGGGGAGTCGACCTGGAATGTGGCTGGACGCATGCAGGGCCAGACCGCCTCTCCGGTGCTCACCGATCGTGGTCGCCGCCAGGCTGGCGATGTTGGGGCCCGACTGCTCGCCCTCGGGGCAGCCCGGTTGCTGACCTCGGACCTCGTCCGGGCGCGGCAGACCGCAGCGATCATTGGCAGGACACTGCGGCTCGAGCCGGAGACGGATCCGCTGCTGCGCGAGCGTCACTACGGGACATGGCAAGGGCGCAACAGTGCCGAAGCCATACGGGCCACGCGGTCCCTGCTCGACCACGAACGGGTGCCGGGCGGCGAGTCCCTGGTCGACGTACGCCAGCGTTGGGCGACCCTGGTCACCGCGCTGGGCGACATCCCCGAACCTGTCGTCCTGGTCACCCACGGCAACGTCATCGTCGAGGCTGCCGGGGGTCCAATCCCGGAGAACGGCTCGGTCACCCGTCTCCTGCTAGATATATGGACACACACGCTGACGCCGGTCGACCGGTCGAGCGATGCAAGCCCCTTCCTGAGTCACAGTGCACGCGACGGGGAGAGGGGGGGGTGA